The proteins below are encoded in one region of Saccopteryx leptura isolate mSacLep1 chromosome 1, mSacLep1_pri_phased_curated, whole genome shotgun sequence:
- the MS4A2 gene encoding high affinity immunoglobulin epsilon receptor subunit beta isoform X1, whose translation MESRSRAALALPKPRESSSAPEIELSEVPFCDDTLLDEGDPSQSHQTWLTFLKRELEFLGVTQILIASIYLCFGTIVYTMLKISEFEKKFFSSFKAGYPFWGAVFFAISGFLSIMSAKKNSTYLVRGSLGANLVSSIAAGTGVMILVANLKSSLACSQICQETYEDEFCLAAFNSIEIVTMILFLTTLGLGVAVLLIVYRIGELLKKDKVPEDRLYEELNIYSPIYSELEDRGEPSSPNDS comes from the exons TGCACCTGAAATTGAACTCTCAGAAGTACCTTTCTGCGATGACACCCTACTGGATGAGGGTGACCCATCCCAATCACACCAGACATGGCTGACATTTTTGAAAAGGGAGCTGGAATTTCTGGGG GTAACACAAATTCTGATTGCTTCTATATACCTTTGTTTTGGAACAATTGTCTACACCATGCTCAAGATTTCAGaatttgagaaaaaatttttttcatcatttaaagCAGGCTACCCATTCTGGGGAGCAGTATTT tttgcTATTTCTGGATTTTTGTCAATTATGTCTGCAAAGAAAAATTCAACATATCTG GTGCGAGGAAGCCTGGGAGCGAACTTGGTCAGCAGCATCGCTGCGGGAACAGGAGTCATGATTCTGGTCGCCAATCTGAAGAGCAGCTTGGCTTGTAGCCAGATTTGCCAGGAAACTTATGAGGATGAATTCTGCTTGGCGGCTTTtaattccatt GAAATCGTGACGATGATACTGTTTCTCACTACCCTGGGGCTTGGTGTCGCTGTGTTACTCATAGTCTACAGAATTGGAGAATTACTCAAAAAAGATAAG GTTCCAGAAGATCGTCTTTATGAAGAATTAAACATATATTCACCGATTTACAGTGAGTTGGAAGACAGAGGGGAGCCATCTTCCCCCAATGATTCCTAA
- the MS4A2 gene encoding high affinity immunoglobulin epsilon receptor subunit beta isoform X2, protein MESRSRAALALPKPRESSSAPEIELSEVPFCDDTLLDEGDPSQSHQTWLTFLKRELEFLGVTQILIASIYLCFGTIVYTMLKISEFEKKFFSSFKAGYPFWGAVFVRGSLGANLVSSIAAGTGVMILVANLKSSLACSQICQETYEDEFCLAAFNSIEIVTMILFLTTLGLGVAVLLIVYRIGELLKKDKVPEDRLYEELNIYSPIYSELEDRGEPSSPNDS, encoded by the exons TGCACCTGAAATTGAACTCTCAGAAGTACCTTTCTGCGATGACACCCTACTGGATGAGGGTGACCCATCCCAATCACACCAGACATGGCTGACATTTTTGAAAAGGGAGCTGGAATTTCTGGGG GTAACACAAATTCTGATTGCTTCTATATACCTTTGTTTTGGAACAATTGTCTACACCATGCTCAAGATTTCAGaatttgagaaaaaatttttttcatcatttaaagCAGGCTACCCATTCTGGGGAGCAGTATTT GTGCGAGGAAGCCTGGGAGCGAACTTGGTCAGCAGCATCGCTGCGGGAACAGGAGTCATGATTCTGGTCGCCAATCTGAAGAGCAGCTTGGCTTGTAGCCAGATTTGCCAGGAAACTTATGAGGATGAATTCTGCTTGGCGGCTTTtaattccatt GAAATCGTGACGATGATACTGTTTCTCACTACCCTGGGGCTTGGTGTCGCTGTGTTACTCATAGTCTACAGAATTGGAGAATTACTCAAAAAAGATAAG GTTCCAGAAGATCGTCTTTATGAAGAATTAAACATATATTCACCGATTTACAGTGAGTTGGAAGACAGAGGGGAGCCATCTTCCCCCAATGATTCCTAA